In Musa acuminata AAA Group cultivar baxijiao chromosome BXJ3-11, Cavendish_Baxijiao_AAA, whole genome shotgun sequence, one DNA window encodes the following:
- the LOC135652225 gene encoding ankyrin repeat-containing protein At5g02620-like, which yields MDPRLEEAAYAGDLTLLRRLLQEDRLLLHRQAIAAAHLSDSPLHIAASLGHSDLVREILTVNPELAHGRNREGLSALHLAAAQGHLSVVNELLQYAAAANLCLATDNDGFMPAHTAALRGKLDALTVLLDACPESSRAMTSQGDSILHLTVKSNSFETVQFLLNRTDENDELLNSGDAKGNTVLHLAVARKQLQTVKLLLGRRGIEVNATNMRGDTVLDMLLDSPCQHGDLLLGELIRAAGGRTTAEEGKTRPKSSPGDARASATVASHRSRPNGSEPKEKEKYNNKPETLMVVATLIATITFAAGLNPPGGFKQKDDGGATPPNAEVNFDESSSEGEAVLKYDLELFLLFDMFGLFASLSIILLLICCVPRQTKMVTGILKWILWLAVFSTALAFSTAIVRIFSYQLCTVILLMSWFGILSLFMIWVCFRAIRYLLRKGGCWKKNDGEGESQGGPTRAVAIRTKIVVGALMIIIFGVVLIVNYLVFVYILNMSNNRII from the exons ATGGATCCGAGACTAGAGGAAGCAGCTTATGCGGGAGACCTCACTTTGTTGCGGCGTTTGCTACAAGAAGACCGGCTCCTGCTCCACAGGCAAGCCATCGCCGCGGCTCACCTGTCGGACAGCCCCCTCCACATCGCTGCATCGCTCGGCCACTCCGACCTGGTCCGGGAGATCCTCACCGTAAACCCGGAGCTCGCGCATGGCCGCAACCGCGAAGGCCTTTCCGCCTTGCACCTGGCCGCTGCCCAAGGCCACTTATCCGTGGTGAACGAGCTGCTGCAGTACGCAGCCGCTGCCAATCTCTGCTTGGCGACCGACAACGATGGCTTCATGCCCGCCCACACTGCAGCCTTACGAGGCAAGCTTGATGCGTTGACAGTGTTACTGGATGCGTGCCCGGAGTCCTCGCGAGCTATGACATCGCAAGGTGACTCCATCCTTCATCTTACTGTGAAATCAAACAGCTTCGAGACCGTGCAGTTCTTGCTGAACAGAACAGATGAAAACGATGAGCTGCTCAACTCCGGAGATGCGAAAGGCAACACCGTCCTGCACCTTGCTGTGGCCAGAAAACAGCTCCAG ACCGTGAAGTTGCTTCTGGGAAGGCGAGGTATCGAAGTTAACGCCACAAACATGAGAGGCGACACCGTCCTTGATATGCTACTGGATTCACCCTGCCAGCATGGAGATCTGTTGTTGGGAGAACTGATTCGAGCAGCAGGTGGAAGAACCACCGCAGAAGAAGGGAAGACTCGGCCGAAATCGTCACCGGGTGATGCCAGAGCCTCTGCCACTGTCGCGTCACACAGAAGCCGACCAAATGGTTCTGAacctaaagaaaaagaaaagtacaaCAACAAACCAGAAACACTAATGGTGGTGGCGACGTTGATCGCCACCATCACATTCGCAGCTGGGCTGAACCCCCCTGGTGGGTTTAAGCAGAAAGATGATGGTGGGGCGACTCCCCCCAATGCAGAAGTCAACTTTGATGAGAGTTCAAGTGAAGGGGAGGCAGTTCTAAAATATGATCTCGAGTTATTCCTGCTGTTCGACATGTTCGGGTTGTTTGCATCCTTGAGCATCATCCTCTTGTTGATATGTTGTGTGCCCAGACAGACTAAAATGGTGACCGGAATCCTAAAGTGGATTCTATGGCTGGCGGTGTTCTCGACGGCATTAGCATTCTCGACCGCCATTGTGCGAATATTTTCCTATCAGCTCTGCACTGTCATCCTTCTCATGAGTTGGTTCGGAATTCTCAGTCTCTTCATGATTTGGGTGTGCTTTAGAGCGATCAGATACTTGTTGCGCAAAGGTGGATGCTGGAAGAAGAATGATGGAGAAGGAGAAAGTCAGGGGGGCCCCACAAGGGCCGTTGCCATCCGCACGAAGATTGTGGTGGGCGCGTTGATGATAATTATCTTTGGAGTAGTTCTTATTGTAAATTATTTAGTGTttgtttatatattaaatatgtcaaataatagaataatatga
- the LOC135652725 gene encoding ankyrin repeat-containing protein BDA1-like, protein MDPRLEEAAYAGDLTLLRRLLQEDRLLLHRQAIAAAHLSDSPLHLAASLGHSDLVREILAVNPELAHGRNREGLSALHLAAAQGHLSVVNELLQYAAAANLCLATDNDGFMPAHTAALRGKLDVLTVLLDACPESARAVTSQGDSILHLTVKSNSFETVQFLLNRAGENDELLNSGDAKGNTVLHLAVARKQLQTVKLLLGRRGIEVNATNMRGDTVLDMLLDSPCQHGDLLLGELIRAAGGRTAAEEGKTQPKSSPSDARASATVASHRSRPNRWHPFRRQARPSKDDCSPLKVWSESKERYNNKPATLMVVATLIATITFEAGLNPPDGLKQKDDGSSSEREAVKLFLLFDMFGLFASLSIILLLICCVPRQQKIVTGILKWILWLAVFSTALAFSIAIVRMFSYQLSTVILLMSWFGILSLFMVWVSFRAIRCLLRKGGCWKKKDGEGESQGGPTRAVAIRTKIVVGVLIIILSGVFSFVNYLVFIYIVNRSIIE, encoded by the exons ATGGATCCGAGACTAGAGGAAGCAGCTTATGCGGGAGACCTCACTTTGTTGCGGCGTTTGCTACAAGAAGACCGGCTCCTGCTCCACAGGCAAGCCATCGCCGCGGCTCACCTGTCGGACAGCCCCCTCCACCTCGCTGCATCGCTCGGACACTCCGACCTGGTCCGGGAGATCCTCGCCGTAAACCCGGAGCTCGCGCATGGCCGCAACCGCGAAGGCCTTTCCGCCTTGCACCTGGCCGCTGCCCAAGGCCACTTATCCGTGGTGAACGAGCTGCTGCAGTACGCAGCCGCTGCCAATCTCTGCTTGGCGACCGACAACGATGGCTTCATGCCCGCCCACACTGCAGCCTTACGAGGCAAGCTTGATGTTTTGACAGTGTTACTGGATGCGTGCCCGGAGTCCGCGCGAGCTGTGACATCGCAAGGTGACTCCATCCTTCATCTTACTGTGAAATCAAACAGCTTCGAGACCGTGCAGTTCTTGCTGAACAGAGCTGGTGAAAACGATGAGCTGCTCAACTCCGGAGATGCGAAAGGCAACACCGTCCTGCACCTTGCTGTGGCCAGAAAACAGCTCCAG ACCGTGAAGTTGCTTCTGGGAAGGCGAGGTATCGAAGTTAACGCCACAAACATGAGAGGCGACACCGTCCTTGATATGCTATTGGATTCACCCTGCCAACATGGAGATCTATTGTTGGGAGAACTGATTCGGGCTGCAGGTGGAAGAACCGCCGCAGAAGAAGGGAAGACTCAGCCGAAATCGTCACCGAGCGATGCCAGAGCCTCTGCCACTGTCGCGTCACACAGAAGCCGACCAAATCGTTGGCACCCCTTCCGACGCCAGGCTCGACCTTCTAAGGATGACTGCAGCCCCCTAAAAGTATGGTCTGAATCTAAAGAAAGGTACAACAACAAACCAGCAACACTAATGGTGGTGGCGACGTTGATCGCCACCATCACATTCGAAGCTGGGCTGAACCCCCCTGATGGGTTAAAGCAGAAAGATGATGGGAGTTCAAGTGAAAGGGAGGCAGTCAAGTTATTCCTACTGTTCGACATGTTCGGGTTGTTTGCATCCTTGAGCATCATTCTTTTGTTGATTTGTTGTGTGCCAAGACAACAGAAAATTGTGACGGGAATCCTAAAGTGGATTCTATGGCTGGCGGTGTTCTCGACGGCATTAGCATTCTCGATCGCCATTGTGCGAATGTTTTCCTATCAGCTCTCCACTGTCATCCTTCTCATGAGTTGGTTCGGAATCCTCAGTCTCTTCATGGTTTGGGTGTCCTTTAGAGCGATCAGGTGCTTGTTGCGCAAAGGTGGATGctggaagaagaaagatggagaagGAGAAAGCCAGGGAGGCCCCACAAGGGCCGTTGCCATCCGCACGAAGATTGTGGTGGGCGTGTTGATAATAATTCTTTCAGGagtattttcttttgtaaattatttagtgtttatttatatagtaaataggtcaataatagaataa